Within Saccharomycodes ludwigii strain NBRC 1722 chromosome IV, whole genome shotgun sequence, the genomic segment ttaataacaagCTATATCCATTTGCTATCTTTATTCAACCTCCATGTCGCTGTCCGAATCGGAATCATAAttcattttaattttgtttgcAATTTCAGTGGCAgacattttattaaatgaatTTCGTTTCTCATTGATCCCCTCCTCACTACTATCACTACTTGgatattttgtaaatttagATGATACAACTAATGGATGTGACTTATCTATATCGGTAAACAAATTGACCTCCATGGCCTTATCGAGTAGTTCTTGCGCAATTTGGCTAGATGGTTGCAAAGCTAAAGATTTATGTAAAACATCAATAGATTTTTCTAACTTgttcattttcaaatatattaatcCCAATGATGAGTAAACGTTTTCGTCCTTTTTAGATACTTCAAATACCAACTTGAAACATTCCACCGCTTTCTCCAATTCATTCAATTTTCTGTAGGTATGTCCCAAGTTAACATGAATACTGAGCCAAGATTTAGAATTCGATCCCACTTTATTTATCAAATCCCATGCTTTCTTGAAATACTTTTTCgctttaataaaatttgatttttgataaaacaCAACACCTATTTCGTTTAATAACAAGGGGTCATAAGGACATATGTCATACGCTAACATCAAATATTCTTCTgccaaaacaaaagaatccattaaaatatattgaatGCCTAGGAAAAGATTAGGCAAGTGGGAACCAGGAAAAAATCTTGCTGCGGTTGAATATGCGGCTATAGCTTGCTCATGTTCTCCCTCTGCTGCATAGGTGTGGCCAAAACCAATCCATGAACAACACAAGTTAGGATCCAATATGGAacttttggaaaaatatttgcGAGCCtctgttattttatttgtactTAAGTAATAAACACCAACGCTATACCATGAAACCCCATTTTTAGAACAGTCTTCAGCTAACTTATGGGATATTTGAAATAGTTTATTCTTCCCGCCCAATTCGTATAGACATGAAATGTATATCGGTAAAATCTTAAAATTGTACGGATCTTTAGCAATGACTTTCTCGCAAGTCTTTAAACATTCCTGGTAGTTGCAAGCCAGTATTAATTCCTCTGCTTCGCTAGTTAGATAATCGCCATTTTCTAATTcatcaaaattataattacgGTCTAAAACATTTCTAGCCGCATTTATTGTATCCatgtttaaatattttgataattttatagTATATAAAGATTTTATTAGCTCTATATCCTCTGCTGAACATAATTGCGACTCAAAATCTAAGGATTGGAAAAAGGACCATTGTTCAGCTGGacttaaaaaataattggaGATTAAAGTGTCAAACGCCTCAAAATTCTTAACGTCAACAAACACAGCCTCCTTAAAACATTCTTTAGCAAACTCCAAATTATTCAACGCCGTATAGATTTTGCCCCTCAAAAAACATAAAGATGATTCAAGTTTAATCCCCCCATCTTCAGATTGTTGGGcgttttgaaaaaactgAGTACTATCCAAATCTTGTTGCTGGCGGAAAGGATTTGTTTCGCCAATTAATTCTAAAGCTTCATCgtatttttctaaattaacTAGGCATAACGCACATAAATATTGGCAAATAATGCTTGTGGAGTATAAATTATCACGCGACAAAAAGTTAATTGCTTTGATATACATCCtatcattataataaaCTTGTGCCAACCAGAACGCATCGTTTGGATCTTTGGTAATTGAATAAACTTTGTCTCCTACAAACTCTGCGGTTTTATAATGGTGTTGCATAAGGGCATCGTGTCTCCAAAGCCTTAGTCTTTCGGCTGAGGATAATTTTTCCAtacttttgttgttttcgTTGATTATCTCATCTgacagttttttttccatatttAAGTTGTAGTTTTGTGCTGTAGTAGTGTTTGCATTCAGCAAATTAGAAAATTCTTCTGGATTAACATGGGGTGTTCCAAATGGCGATTTATTTACAAGCAATGGGTTGGCAGTATTTGTTGTGGGCTCGTTGTTAGTGTTATTCTGCAAAATGGGTTTAAACGGTGTCTGTAAGTTAGCTGACAGGTTATTGGATGTAAGGTGGTTATTATTTGCAAACACTCGATTTCTACGATTATATCCACCAATATCGGTTCTTGTTACTAAAGGTGATATTGCCAAGGTGGACGTATTATGGGATGGCGTTTGCCCtgtattgttgttgttatgcatttctttttctcttttttctttgctgTAGTTAAATTtatctcaaaaaaaaaaaagacctgaaaaataatataaaatattttattttcaaatatctttatattGCTTTGCTCCGTTCCAAATAAtggtttaattttattttattttattttttttttgtaatattttagtaaaaaaaactaaccGCTGAGGATGTTTGTGGTTTATAATCTTTATAAACATTTTACAATATacatacttttttttttttttttttttttattttatttttttgttaatgaaAAGCATTGGcatttgtatattatttttttttccttaatagataataacaattgaACCGGGATTGTCCgaaaacataaaataaagcTATTACCGAGGGCTTAATTTTGGATAATATTTCAGTGTTCTACTGATGgaattataattttgagccccaaaatatttataaccaTAATTTAGTCCAAGCTGTAATTACAACTCTCAacaaaacctttttttttttttttatactgAGTAatatggtttttttttcctgcggaattttatttttggtgctccaaaaaaaataaaaaaaaaaaggttacCATAAAAACCATTTTTGATCCTAAAAAacctttaaattttttgggGCAAAAGGAAATTCCAGTGGAATTTAGATTGTAATCTTTAGtcatctttttatttaatttttttttttttttttttttttttatggttATATTTCCAccaatttgtttttcccTTTATCTTActaaacaattttaaagttatgtaaaaaaaaatttagtatataaaagagcatcaattattattttaagttCCGACTTGTATTCTCATTCTTTctcttctctttttttcctttttttctttgctttttttgtttttcttttttggcactaaaaatgtaaaaataaaacaaaaaaataaaaagaaaacgaTACTGTTAACTAACACAAATAGTtaaacacacacacacacacacaaaTGAAACCTGTTACTTTACATTTGAGAGCTGAAACTAAACCATTGGAAGCACGTGCTGCTTTAACACCTTCTACTGTCAAGAGTTTGATTTCTGCAGGCTTTAAGATTTACGTTGAACAAAGCCCACAATCCACTTTTAACATCgatgaatataaaaaggCTGGTGCTATCATTGTTCCTGCTGGTTCATGGAAAACTGCACCAAAAgatagaattattattggtttgAAAGAAATGCCAGAAACAGACACTTTCCCATTGCACCATGAACATATTCAATTTGCCCATTGTTACAAGAACCAAGCAGGCTGGCAAGACGTTTTGGGTCGTTTCAAAAGAGGTAACGGTTTATTATACGACCTAgaatttttagaaaatgaCAAGGGTAGAAGAGTTGCTGCTTTCGGATTTTATGCCGGTTTTGCAGGTGCTGCTTTAGGTTTGAAGGACTGGTGTTTTAAGCAAACCCACTCTGATAGTAAAGATTTACCAGGGGTTAAACCATATCCAAACGAAAACTGTCTAATTACTGACGTTTCCAAAGATTATCAACTTGCCTTGAAAACCGGTGCCAAGCCACCAAAGGTTTTAATTATTGGTGCCTTGGGTAGATGTGGTAGTGGTGCTATTGAATTGTTACACAAAGTTGGGATCCCagacaaaaatattataaaatggGATATTAAAGAGACATCTAGGGGTGGTCCATTTACTGAAATTGCCAACtctgatatttttattaactgCATTTACTTATCCAAGCCAATTCCACCATTTATCAATTATGAATTGTTAAACAAGCCAACAAGAAGATTAAGAACTGTTGTTGATGTTTCTGCCGATACCACAAATCCTCATAACCCAATACCTATTTACAATGTAGCCACAGTTTTTGATAAGCCAACTGTTCCTGTCCCAACCACTCAAGGTCCAAAATTATCTGTTATATCTATAGATCATTTGCCATCTCTACTTCCAAGAGAGTCTTCTGAATTTTTTGCAAGAGATTTATTACCTTCTTTAAAGGAATTGCCAAACAGAGACACTGCTCCTGTTTGGGTCAGAGCTAAGAACTTGTATGAAAAACATTGCGGCCGTTTGGATAGACAATCTAAATTATGAAatgggttttttttttttttttttttttgtaattattattttgtgttaatttacatatatatgAGGGTTCTATTcatttgtatatttatttaaaattatttctttatatatatatatttacaacCAACCTTTACTTATTCTAGTTCAACAGTAACTTTCTTGGCTTTTTTACCCATGGAAcccttcttctttcttttgtttttcccacccaacattattttcttcaattctTCTGGATCTGCTTCAACTTCACTTTGTTCACCCTCCAAATCCGCCTCAGTTAAAGTACGTTTCTTCATGCTATCAAATTTTTCGACATCCTCACTTATTAAACTTAAACAATTTAACCTTTCGCCACAATCATAGACAGCTATTTGATCTCTCGAATGTAGATTCCAAACAACAATTCTACCATCAGACCCGATGGTCACCAAGTACAGACCAAATGGGTTttcataaattttaaaatctttgaCACGATTGCTATGGCCTAGTAGGGAAAAGTCGGCTTTCGTGCCCTGGAAATCATTTATATCATCCAATTCCTCTTCATCCAACTGTTTTTGGGCTGTTTCTTCcttcaaaaaattggtaTTGAAAAACGAGACATTCCCATCATTCAAAGCAACAACTACATATTCTACCCCTTCAATTTTGACAACTTCTAAATGcataattgtttttccaGCACTTAATTCAATTTCATGGAAAACTTTGGCATCTGAGGTTTTATAGAACAGAATTAGATTAGTTAGAGCAACTACAAAAAATTCGGAGTTTTCGCCACACCATCTAACAAATTGGCCATTTTGATTATACTTTctcaattttaaaatacctGCTTTTTTAATGGTCATTAGATTCCATAGCCTTATAGTATGATCATCACTCACACTAATTGCAATTCTATTACTTGGATGAATGTCTATATCGTTGATTCTGGCTGTATGGCCTTTTAAAACACCAAACTTTTCCCAGTCTTTTACTCTCCATATAGATATGGTTTTATCCTCACTCGCGGATAGCAACCATTTCCCCTTGCTTCTTGGATCAGACTCTTTTGTTTCAAAATTGACTGTCTCACCAGAAAATTTTAGCGCCGTAATTGAACCTTGATGGCTTAACAAAGTACCCaactcttttcttttttgtaaatcatAAATTCTAATATGCTCATCATTGCTACCTGAAACCAAATATCTTTTGCAACTAGCTAAACATTTAACACTAAGAGCATGTGCctgaaaatgaaatattgCTGAAAATAACGGTTCGGATAATGATAAATCTAGGGACACACATAAAATGTTGTGCTCATAAGATCCAACGATTATTCTAAATTGATTCTTTCCAGTATTTGCGGCAGAACTTGAATTTTTCTCCTGTGATAAAGACATACTCAGgttaatgataaatttaTGTGACTTTTTATCAATGATATTTATCTTCTAAATTTTCAATGTTAGGTTTCAAATTCATTCTTTCAAGAATTGAGCAAATATTTTAGATTAATAGGAAGAGTTCTACTGAAAGGTGAAAATATAATGAGAAGAACTTCTGTTATGTGACTTACTCGTGctaaaccaaaaaaaaaaaaaaaaaaagaaaaagaaaagagagttttttttttttatgtaaaACATTTTGTTAATTGAGTTTGTTACCCGGAGTGTATCtgttagttttttttttttcctagaATTTctgtatttatatttttcattcatTATGACGAGGATTTATCTTTCAGTTTGTCACTGACGTATTCGATCATGTATATGGATATAAtcgtatatttattattattatttgacctttaatatatatatatattagttCATTCGTTGTTAACTTTTCTCGCTATccatatcttttttatataaactaagctaataattatataggGATAATGAATTACCTAAAAAACTAATGCCTTGTGAAAggttaaaaattaatcctTTATGTgcatattttgattttctcAATAATCGAACTTGATCTTTTATTAGCATTGATATATTGATTCCTCTGTTATCGATGACTCATATTCGGTCCTATGCGATTACGTCTTTAGTACTTTGCAAACTGTATCAATGTTCTAAGCTTATCACTAATTTAATGGTTGACAATCTCTATAATACTCTTATTGTGATTATATTTCtcatattattaaagtttattttatgatGTCGCTTGCAAAATGTTGGAATAATTCGTCGTTCGGGTTGTTACCCGAAGTTAGATTATTTCTCTGTTCCGCAGGAACTTCCATATTAGATTCTTCactcattattataagatGTTTACTTTCTAGTTTTGTATTATTGGGCCCTTGAtcatatgtatatatgatcgtatatttattatatctatatttCTCTGTCTATGTCTAtttctatattattatatctatatGGTTCTTCTTCCCCTTTCTATATAAGCTAAACTAATAGTTATATAGGGATAACGAATTACCTGACAAACTAATGTCTTGTTGTGAAAGGTTGGAAACTAATCCTTTATATACCTTTCTGGTTTTATCAATGATCGAACTtaatctattattatcattgatataatttatttgttgtttcaTGTTATTTATCTTGAGGTTATTACCCCTCTTGGTCGAGTAGTTAATCTCTACCTTTCTATTACTATAACTtgtttattgttgtttcaTCTTAGTAGTGTTATCATGATCTGCTTTGTATGAGCGTAGCACTTTTTGTGGTTGACTCATTTATTACTTTACTTCTTGAGGTAGACATTCTTTATATGTCCTTTCTATGGGTTGTGCTTGGTgtttcatatatatttatatagatgttatttatatttcattCTTATCttcgatattattaatatgcGCATCGCTAGCAATTGTCTTGCAGCGAGTTCGCATTTTATACGGTGGGCGTATGCCCCAACACAAAATGACTTTGCAGCGAGTTTGCATTTCATACGGTGGGTCGTATGCCCCAACACAAATCAACTATATGACAAAAAAGATATCATTTTAAACGGTAAAATAAAggtgaaaagaaaagacggaaaaaaaaaaaaaaaaaaaaaaaaaatcaaaatcaaaaaaatatcaaaaaaatatcaaaaaaataaacgtacaaaaaaattatgatgCCGTCTGTATTCCACTAACAGCATCTCTTATCCCTTGTTGAAAAGCTTCCTTAAAGTTACTCCCCTGTTGAAAAGCATCCTTGAAAACGCTTTGCATTCTTTTATTACCTAACATCAACTTAGCCAACCAAACCCTAACTATCTCACTGCCTTTATTGGAAGCATAGTGAATCATACTATCATCAGAACTTAACTTAAAAGCAATGAATCCCGATAGCAATACCAACATCAAAGGAAGCCAGAAGAAAATTAACATCTTATcgtttttaaatttttggcGTTGTTTATCCAAACCATATTTCATCACCTCATAATCTTCATCAGATGATTCCGAAACTTCTGAACTCATCGGTCTTACACAATTAGTAGTGTTTTGATTGATTATATCCAAAGTAGAAGACACATTAGATGCTTCAGCAGATCTTATTGCCAGCATTGATGTTGTTGAGGATAATAACTGTTGTCCCTGTTGCTTTCCAGCACCTTCTTGCTTCTGGTGTGGATATAGATCATCGTACTGAGGCGGCAACAAATCATCGTGTAATGAGCCAGATCCCGCTTCTTCAGCTACCTGAGTTGAAATTGGAAATTCAGTGTTGCTTTCGTCATCACCAGCAAGCAAACTTTCATCACCATTTTCCTCAAAATCAGACTCGAcaccatcatcatcatcagtaAAAGAATCATTAACAATTCTTGAAATATGGATTTTGAAGTCgctattatttaaatcctCGTTATCCAACACAGAAGAATCAAAACTAGACACAGAAGACGTCCTACTCAGATTATTGTCTAGTATTAGTAAACCTTCTTCATAAAACTCGCTTTCCATGCTATTGTTAGATATACTACCGCCATGATTAATTATGTAAAGGTCTCTCGGAGTATATCCGTTGACGGTTTCTAATTTTACATCTGCTCTGCAAATCTTAAAAATCTTTAATAATCTAGAGTCGCCATTAATGCAGGCAAAATGGAAAGGAGTAAACCCAAACCTGTCCTTGGTATCTGTACGTGCACCTTTCTTAATTAACAAAGAAACTAATTCCACGTATCCTTTCAAACACGATAAATGCAATAAGGTTTGTCCGTTGGAGTTACACAACGAGATGTTCGAGCTGGAAttcaacaattttattacttttaaaatcaaactTTCATCTGAATACAATAACTGCGAAGTGCATTTGAAATTTGAAACTGAACCACCAAAATAACCTGGGTTATTTTCCGGAGTGGACCCATTTGAGCTGTGATCACTTTCATTACCA encodes:
- the MAK11 gene encoding Mak11p (similar to Saccharomyces cerevisiae YKL021C | MAK11 | MAintenance of Killer); amino-acid sequence: MSLSQEKNSSSAANTGKNQFRIIVGSYEHNILCVSLDLSLSEPLFSAIFHFQAHALSVKCLASCKRYLVSGSNDEHIRIYDLQKRKELGTLLSHQGSITALKFSGETVNFETKESDPRSKGKWLLSASEDKTISIWRVKDWEKFGVLKGHTARINDIDIHPSNRIAISVSDDHTIRLWNLMTIKKAGILKLRKYNQNGQFVRWCGENSEFFVVALTNLILFYKTSDAKVFHEIELSAGKTIMHLEVVKIEGVEYVVVALNDGNVSFFNTNFLKEETAQKQLDEEELDDINDFQGTKADFSLLGHSNRVKDFKIYENPFGLYLVTIGSDGRIVVWNLHSRDQIAVYDCGERLNCLSLISEDVEKFDSMKKRTLTEADLEGEQSEVEADPEELKKIMLGGKNKRKKKGSMGKKAKKVTVELE
- the LYS1 gene encoding saccharopine dehydrogenase (NAD+, L-lysine-forming) (similar to Saccharomyces cerevisiae YIR034C | LYS1 | LYSine requiring); this translates as MKPVTLHLRAETKPLEARAALTPSTVKSLISAGFKIYVEQSPQSTFNIDEYKKAGAIIVPAGSWKTAPKDRIIIGLKEMPETDTFPLHHEHIQFAHCYKNQAGWQDVLGRFKRGNGLLYDLEFLENDKGRRVAAFGFYAGFAGAALGLKDWCFKQTHSDSKDLPGVKPYPNENCLITDVSKDYQLALKTGAKPPKVLIIGALGRCGSGAIELLHKVGIPDKNIIKWDIKETSRGGPFTEIANSDIFINCIYLSKPIPPFINYELLNKPTRRLRTVVDVSADTTNPHNPIPIYNVATVFDKPTVPVPTTQGPKLSVISIDHLPSLLPRESSEFFARDLLPSLKELPNRDTAPVWVRAKNLYEKHCGRLDRQSKL
- the CDC16 gene encoding anaphase promoting complex subunit CDC16 (similar to Saccharomyces cerevisiae YKL022C | CDC16 | Cell Division Cycle), which encodes MHNNNNTGQTPSHNTSTLAISPLVTRTDIGGYNRRNRVFANNNHLTSNNLSANLQTPFKPILQNNTNNEPTTNTANPLLVNKSPFGTPHVNPEEFSNLLNANTTTAQNYNLNMEKKLSDEIINENNKSMEKLSSAERLRLWRHDALMQHHYKTAEFVGDKVYSITKDPNDAFWLAQVYYNDRMYIKAINFLSRDNLYSTSIICQYLCALCLVNLEKYDEALELIGETNPFRQQQDLDSTQFFQNAQQSEDGGIKLESSLCFLRGKIYTALNNLEFAKECFKEAVFVDVKNFEAFDTLISNYFLSPAEQWSFFQSLDFESQLCSAEDIELIKSLYTIKLSKYLNMDTINAARNVLDRNYNFDELENGDYLTSEAEELILACNYQECLKTCEKVIAKDPYNFKILPIYISCLYELGGKNKLFQISHKLAEDCSKNGVSWYSVGVYYLSTNKITEARKYFSKSSILDPNLCCSWIGFGHTYAAEGEHEQAIAAYSTAARFFPGSHLPNLFLGIQYILMDSFVLAEEYLMLAYDICPYDPLLLNEIGVVFYQKSNFIKAKKYFKKAWDLINKVGSNSKSWLSIHVNLGHTYRKLNELEKAVECFKLVFEVSKKDENVYSSLGLIYLKMNKLEKSIDVLHKSLALQPSSQIAQELLDKAMEVNLFTDIDKSHPLVVSSKFTKYPSSDSSEEGINEKRNSFNKMSATEIANKIKMNYDSDSDSDMEVE